The segment CTGATTGGGAACCGGCTGAGAAGGGCGCTCCCGGCTTCCATGCCCGGTGCTGGTCCCTGGGCGCGAGTCTCGGCAGGATTGAGGGCTTGACCGGCAGCCTCGCCGAGCTGGCCGGACCGAATGACGGTGTGATCATCCTGGAGCTTACACAGAACGACTACCTGAATCCTTTCACGTCAAGGGAATTCCAGACTCAGGAATGACTTGCTGCAAAGGCGATGAAATTTAATCGTGGAGTACGTCACGCCGCTGGCGTGAAAGGCTTCGGGCGCTGAGGGAAGCCTAAATACAGGGAAAAGCACGGTTCCTGTATGATCGATAAAATATATCTAAACCTCTGGTGCCGCTACCTGTGTCCCTATGGTGCCCTGGTGGGGGTGTTGTCCCTCGCAAGCCCATGGAAAATAAGACGCAGTGAGGAACACTGTATCGAGTGCGGCGCGTGCGCCCGCGGATGCCCATTCCTTCTTCCCGTGGACCGGAAGGAGGTGGTCCGGTCCGTGGAGTGCACCGGGTGCCTGACCTGCGTGAGCAACTGCCCGGCGGATGGCGTCCTTGCCATGACCCTGCCGCTCTTAAGACGCCCTCTTCCGCCCTGGGTTTATCCTGTGTTTGTCCTTGCGGTCTTTTCCATGTGGGTGGGGTGGGGAATGGCTTCAGGACACTGGCAAACCGCTCTGACCATAGCCGACTACAGGACCCTCATTCCCATGGCCTTTGGTTAGGTTATAATGAATAGAAAACAGATGCTATCTCTCAGGAAAGAAGAGGTCAGGACCTGCAGGGGTTCCGTGTTCCTGAGTTTTCACGAAGGGGGTGGTGGGCGTGCCAGGTAAGTGGACAATATCAAGATTGATCACGGTGGTCCTGTTTCTGACAGTTTTTTCCGCAATGGCAGCGGGAGCGGACATCCGGTTTGTGCATAACGGGGACGGTACGGTGACCGACACAAAAACAGGCCTGATGTGGGCCCAGACGGACAACATGGGGCACATTACCTGGCATGATGCCAAGCGCTACTGCGATAACATCATCCTGAGCGAGCACAACAACTGGCGTATGCCCACCGCAGATGAACTGAAGACGCTTTTTGACGGTTCCATGGATAGCTATGAAACGATCTGCGGACACCATATCAAATCCGCACCCCAGGTCGAACTCAGTTGTGGATTTGTTTGGTCCTCAGAGGTTCTCGCTGTCCCGGGGGGATACTCCGTCCAGGCGAAGGCCTTTAACTTCGCCAAAGGTTACTGGTACTCTGCCCGGATGAGCCAATACCGGGGCTACCGCGCGCTCCCGGTGAGAAATATCGAGGAGTAATGGAGAGATCAGTGCGTAGTGCGTTGTGCGTGGAGCGCAAACGCCTGGTGTTATCAAGCTTTTCGCTTTCACACTTTACCTACCTTGCACACCTGGGCACCCGGGAGAATATGATCTGAAAATACAGGCAGCTCCTCTTTTGATAATCTTAACGATCTTCGCCTGCTCCCAGGGGACCGGAGTCCCGGCGCATCCTCAGGAAGTGCTGGGAGTAACCCTTGGCGGTTCGTTGGAAGAGCTGGAAGCGGTCTACAATAAAAATCGGCTGGCCCTCCAGAAGGCTTCAAAAGACAGCTACGTATCGGAGGGTGCGGTCAAGCCCCTGGCAGGCCTGCCTGAAGTTGAAATCAACTACCAGATAGTGTTGGGTGTTCTCCATGTGGTGGAAGTGATCTTCAAGGGGGATGTCTCCGATGAGTTGCAGGCACTCCTTGACGAAAAGTATTCAGTGGATCCGGTCCTGCGTCAGCAGTTGGAGCAAAAGCAGCGTTTCATAGGCACCATCGGAAAGAATGATCATTACTGGCTGCTTCCGGATATGGCCGTTATGGTTATCGTCCAAGGGGGCGAGACCCGATTGGTCTACAGCTTGAAGTAGGGGAACTTCCGTGATCCGTGATCAGTATATTCTGTGTTCTGCGTTCTGGGTTCTGCGTTATACTTTTTTTGCTCAGTCGCCAGGTCGAAAAAATTATTCCACCTTCCACATTCCGTCTCCCACATTCTGATCTTACCAGCCGATATCCCAGTCGAAGAAGTCCGCCGCCGTGTCTCCGGCAGCTCCAGCCTCGTAACCCTTGGCTGCTTCGAAGGCGTCCATGTCGGCGGGCAGAATGACGGTGGTTCGAGGGAGGATATATCGGGCCCGGCGGATCTTCGCCCAGGGAGCCAGGAACCCCAGACTGAAGATTATGACAAGTACGTTGGTAAACCGGATCCAGGCAAGGCTTTTCGCCTCCAGGGAGACTTTGAGGGTAATAGGCCCGATGCGGGTGTTTCCCCACGCGTAATTAAAGGTGCTGGCGTAGATGTACTGCTCCACGAGTAAAAATACCGACCCGAATGCCACGTAGAAAATCAGGCCCACACCGAAAACCCAGGCCTTTACTCCTTGTCCCTCAGCACCGGCCATGCTGATCATCGTGGGAATTAGAATTGCCCCTAGTGTCCCCACGCCGATACCCACCCCGAGTATCATTAAAGATGCCCTGGTGTAGATGCCGTAAATTCGCCTGGCTCCTCCCAGGAAGGTGCTCCCGGTTTTTCCATAGGCCAGGTTTCCGTGAAGGTAGCGTTTCTGGAGGAACACGAAGTAGGGAAAGGAGGCTGCAAATATAAGCCCGCTCAGGATCATTACTCCCGCCAGTATCATGTTGAGGGTGGTGAAGGATTGGGCCTCATCCTGGGCGCTGCCCAGTGCGGGAAGGGCAACAAGGAGACTGAGTGCCGCGGCGATGGGGATGAACGCGTAGGCTTTGTAAGCTTCGACAAGGGTCCCAAGGAAACGGAAATGGACGTTGCGGTACACGGCGGTTTTGGCCTTGAACCGGTGTGCTTTGTACAAGAGGAAGGGGACCAGGCTCCAGGCAACCACGGATATCAGGTAGCCGGTCATGGGCGAGAATTTGCCGGAAATGTTCATCAGGATGAGGGCCCCGCCGATGATAAGGTGCCCCTTGAGGATCGTGCCGGGCCTGGCTGTGTAATCGAAGTGTTGTCCGTCGAGCAAGGTGTTGGAGTAAAAGTAACGCCGCGTCCTCACCTTGGCCCACGCCCCGTAGATTCCGAGAGTCAGGATAGTCAGGGCGATATTGACGATCCAGATCCTGAAGTACTCACCCGCCGACCCGTTGAATTGGAGCGCAAAGCACCTTGGCCCTGGTTTAACTGCAGGTTGAGCTGTCTGCGCTTCCCGGTTTTGTGTGGCGCCCATGGTGATCCCCTGGTCAGGCGATTGTGGATGCAGGGTGAAATCGGGCGGTGAAGTTGGTGCGGTTGTGTCTATGTGAGTTTCAGGGCGATCATCAGGAGAGGAAACGACAGGCGGAGTTGAATATGGATCTGCCGGGGGGGTCTGGACCGGCATCTCCCGGGTTACCGGGCTAGTCTCTCCTGGAGGAGGCCCTGGGGAAAAAACAGGCTCCCCCGCAGAAGGCACAAACTCCACCTTAGCCCCCTGAGTCTGGAGCATTTCCATAAGTTCCCTGGCTTGTGTTTCCTTGATGTCCCGGATGAGGACAAAGGGTTTGGGTTTTGACAGTAGAGCAAGGAGACGGTCAGGCGCCGCCGAGGGCAAGACCTTCTGCAGTATGGTGACCAGCCTGGCCTCACCGTCCGGTCCGGTCACCCCTTTAAGGATCAGGTCCCCTTTTCCAACAGTATCCATTGAACCCCCGTTTCACCTGTTTCGCATGAATGTTTTTAAAGATGCCAAGGTCTGTGTGTGAATATCACATGTCACCGTCCTGTGTGGTCCGATCGGTGTCACAAGAAAAAACCGCCCTCCCGAACTGGTAAGACGGTATCCTATACTAATGCAATCGATATGTTTCTTTGCCCATGCACCATCAAACCCTACAATATTGGAGGGTAGGTGTGCAATAGAAAGCCGGATGCCGTAGGATCGTGGTCCTGGGGAAGAAGGCAAACAGTGCGTGGTGCGTTGAGTCCAGATCAAAGGGGGTTTTTGACAGGATAATTTCTTAACCTTATCCTGTAGATCCTGTCCAAATTTGCTTTCCGATTAAAGGGAACCGCTCCGTCCAGTCCAGGGAGACCCCATATGACCGTTAATAAACCCATATCCGCCAAATTCCCTTTTGAATCAAAATACGTAGAGGTCGAAGGGTCGCGCATCCACTATTTTCAGGAGGATAACCCTCATCTTATTGGGAAAGAGCTGGCAAGGTGGTATGGGGGATAAACAGTGTCCAGGGTCTGGGAAATCCGGAAGGCAGAACACAGAACGCGGAAGTGAAATCTGAGGATCGTATCCTACCCTTTAAAGATGTAATGGAGGTGGTATCAATATGAATACGACAGACCGCTCCAGTGACCATTCCGAAAATCAGTTCGCCGCTGTTTGCGGACTCTTCTGTCCGGCGTGCACTTTATATATTGCCAGCACTGAGGACCCTGAGAGACTTAGGAGCTTGTCCGGCTTGTTCGGGCTGCCCGAGGAGGAGATGAGGTGTCACGGCTGCCGCTCGAATGTGCGGGGGCGGTCTGTCAAAACTGCAAGTTCGTGGCGTGTGTTGCCGAAAAGGGCGTTGAGTTCTGTGCCCAGTGTACTGATTATCCCTGTGAAGAACTGAAGGAGTTTCAGGTAGCAATGCCGCACCGTGCGAACCTGTTCGAAGATGGGGAGCGGATCCGGGAGGCAGGCTTCGGGAAATGGTTCCTTGAAATCCGGGACAAATACACATGTCCACAATTTCACGTTGTCAGCGCTGCCTACAATCTGGCGTGCCGTAAATGCGGGAACGATCCTGGCTCCTCTTTTGCCGATCGCCACAGGGATGCCATCGAGAAACATACTCTGGCGGCGGCCGCCAAGCGGGATACCTGATTATAAGAGATGAAAACCTTCAAAATTTTGATTCTCCCGATTTATGCGTACCTGGTTTTAACAACGGTATTTACAAAAGCCATATTTTTTACCACAGAGCTCACTGAGGTCACTGAGAAAACCGGAAAACAGGAGAAGGCGTGGGTTTGTAAAAGCGTTGTAAAGCCAACTTACCACAGCGCAGCCATCTGAAGGCTGCATCACAGGGTTTCACGGGGAAAGATATTTTTCCCCTTCACCTGCCGAAGGGTGTTCTCAGTATGGTTAATTAAGATTTTAGAATTTGACAGTTACGGGCCTGGTGAAAGCAGGGCTCATTTACAGGTACACATTTACCAGGTGAACTGAAATTGGAAACCTGGAATTCGAACTAAATAAGGAGAACAACATGAAGATCACCCGTCTGGAGGAATGTGAAAAAAACATTGTAACTATGGAAGGGGCGGTAGGCGCCTCACGCCAGGTTCCCATCGGCAAGGCCGACGGGGCGCCCAACTTCTCCGCCAGAGTGTTCACCCTTGAGCCAGGCGGTCACACGCCGCACCACACCCACGAGAGTGAGCACCTTAATTATATTATAAGTGGGAAAGGGGTGGCCATGGAGGGGGAGACCCCCAGGGAGATTTGGAGAGCCTCGTGGATCGGCACCGGGCTACCGTCACCCCCATGTCGTTATCTCCAACGATGTCTTCAACCGCAGCAGACTGGGTACGGTTGTCCTTTGTGCCATCACTTCCAACCTGGCCCGCGCCTCTTCTCCCGGCAACGTTCTTCTCAGGAAGGGGGAGGCTAACCTCCCCAAAGACTCCGTAGTGAACGTGACTCAACTGGTAACCGTGGACAAAAAGAACCTTTCAGAAAGAATAGGCAAGTTGCCGCCGACCCGGTTTGATGAGGTTTTCGCAGGAGTACTGCTGGTCATCGAACCCAGGGAAATGTGAGATAAAATCAGTACCTGGTGGGTATTCAATCTCAGATCGCAGATCTCAAAAACCCGAGATCGCTTCGCATGAATAAGTTCCAATCACCCCCACCTCAATCCTCCCCCCTCAACGTTCCTCAGCCTACTTCGTGTTGAAAAAAATCGCCTTTACAGGCACTGTCCCCCCATGAGTGTATTCGCAGCCAAAGGCGACGCCCGGGACTACATCCTCATGGCGTCGGCCACCTTTTTCGTCTTCCTCTCCCATGCCACCATCACTTTCCTGGCGGTCATCCTGCGGGACCTGGGGGTGGGGGAGGCTGGTATCGGTATCATCCTCTCGGCCCCCCTTGTTCCTATGCTTGCTGGCATGTTCCTTTCCGGGTATCTCATGGAGAGGTTCGGACCCCTGCGGGTGGTAAGGGCAGGTTTTTTCATGATCCTTCTGGCCCACCTGAGTCTTCAGTTCACCGTTAACGATTTCACCGGCGTCTACCTGTCCCGAGCATTTCACGGGCTGGGCTACGGCATTTTTCAACCGGCCGGGATGACCTATGTGATGAGGAAACTGCGCCCGGAAAGAATGGTGCACCCCTTCGGTATCTACGCCAGCATGGTTCTCCTCCCTCACATCGTGGGGCCCTGGCTCATGGAAAACCTGTACGGGTGGATAGGGGTTGGCGATTTGTTTATAATTACCGCTGTTCCCGGTCTTGTCGGGAACCTCATTGTCAGGCTCCCCAGGACAGGAGTTGTACCGGAGGCAAGGCAGGACAACACAGGTTACGGTTC is part of the bacterium genome and harbors:
- a CDS encoding 4Fe-4S binding protein, with translation MIDKIYLNLWCRYLCPYGALVGVLSLASPWKIRRSEEHCIECGACARGCPFLLPVDRKEVVRSVECTGCLTCVSNCPADGVLAMTLPLLRRPLPPWVYPVFVLAVFSMWVGWGMASGHWQTALTIADYRTLIPMAFG
- a CDS encoding DUF1566 domain-containing protein, whose translation is MPGKWTISRLITVVLFLTVFSAMAAGADIRFVHNGDGTVTDTKTGLMWAQTDNMGHITWHDAKRYCDNIILSEHNNWRMPTADELKTLFDGSMDSYETICGHHIKSAPQVELSCGFVWSSEVLAVPGGYSVQAKAFNFAKGYWYSARMSQYRGYRALPVRNIEE
- a CDS encoding DUF898 family protein; this encodes MDTVGKGDLILKGVTGPDGEARLVTILQKVLPSAAPDRLLALLSKPKPFVLIRDIKETQARELMEMLQTQGAKVEFVPSAGEPVFSPGPPPGETSPVTREMPVQTPPADPYSTPPVVSSPDDRPETHIDTTAPTSPPDFTLHPQSPDQGITMGATQNREAQTAQPAVKPGPRCFALQFNGSAGEYFRIWIVNIALTILTLGIYGAWAKVRTRRYFYSNTLLDGQHFDYTARPGTILKGHLIIGGALILMNISGKFSPMTGYLISVVAWSLVPFLLYKAHRFKAKTAVYRNVHFRFLGTLVEAYKAYAFIPIAAALSLLVALPALGSAQDEAQSFTTLNMILAGVMILSGLIFAASFPYFVFLQKRYLHGNLAYGKTGSTFLGGARRIYGIYTRASLMILGVGIGVGTLGAILIPTMISMAGAEGQGVKAWVFGVGLIFYVAFGSVFLLVEQYIYASTFNYAWGNTRIGPITLKVSLEAKSLAWIRFTNVLVIIFSLGFLAPWAKIRRARYILPRTTVILPADMDAFEAAKGYEAGAAGDTAADFFDWDIGW
- a CDS encoding DUF3795 domain-containing protein, with protein sequence MSRLPLECAGAVCQNCKFVACVAEKGVEFCAQCTDYPCEELKEFQVAMPHRANLFEDGERIREAGFGKWFLEIRDKYTCPQFHVVSAAYNLACRKCGNDPGSSFADRHRDAIEKHTLAAAAKRDT
- a CDS encoding type II toxin-antitoxin system PemK/MazF family toxin; translated protein: MGKGWPWRGRPPGRFGEPRGSAPGYRHPHVVISNDVFNRSRLGTVVLCAITSNLARASSPGNVLLRKGEANLPKDSVVNVTQLVTVDKKNLSERIGKLPPTRFDEVFAGVLLVIEPREM
- a CDS encoding MFS transporter; the protein is MSVFAAKGDARDYILMASATFFVFLSHATITFLAVILRDLGVGEAGIGIILSAPLVPMLAGMFLSGYLMERFGPLRVVRAGFFMILLAHLSLQFTVNDFTGVYLSRAFHGLGYGIFQPAGMTYVMRKLRPERMVHPFGIYASMVLLPHIVGPWLMENLYGWIGVGDLFIITAVPGLVGNLIVRLPRTGVVPEARQDNTGYGSVLRMAALRPLFLAILIVGLIYGIVPTMMALYLKLCGIPMVYYFTPFTMALFTGRFLVIRLLEQMPRRTLVTLGFLLMGISHLWLISFRTPSAAVLAGIVLGVGYSLEYPSLSVWISGRFAPDERGKPVALLNMVFHAGIFITPLIGGWVMEQFSLGTYLGGLILLALVAAAGMGMGKGEE